Proteins encoded within one genomic window of Ovis aries strain OAR_USU_Benz2616 breed Rambouillet chromosome 1, ARS-UI_Ramb_v3.0, whole genome shotgun sequence:
- the ZDHHC23 gene encoding palmitoyltransferase ZDHHC23 isoform X1 — MKPVKKTKAEEPELEPLCCCEYIDRNGEKNHVAACLCDCQDLDEGCDRWITCKSVQPETCEKIMDTISDRLRIPWLRGAKKVNISILPPLFLLPVFLRVASWHFLLGAVVLTSLPVLALWYYYLTHRRKEQTLFFLSLGLFSLGYMYYVFLQEVVPKGRVGPTRLALLSCGLLLILFALYRAKKNPGYLRNPAPNDRALSGSQLECLNRKGPEKPKGFPGADLSGGLNNRAPKDETKDSPRTSAGSPAKGKEDWCAKCQLVRPARAWHCRICGICVRRMDHHCVWINSCVGESNHQAFILALLVFLLTSIYGITLTLDTICTDRSVFTALFYCPGVYANYSSALCFTCVWYSVIITGSMAYIFLIQLINISYNVTEREVQQALRQKTGRRLLCGLIVDTGQYNRGFLRNWHQFSTLGTHPFHHPAEDIV, encoded by the exons ATGAAGCCAGTGAAGAAAACCAAAGCGGAGGAACCTGAATTGGAGCCCCTGTGCTGTTGCGAGTACATAGATCGAAATGGGGAAAAGAACCACGTGGCTGCTTGTTTGTGTGATTGCCAAGATCTGGACGAAGGGTGTGATAG ATGGATCACGTGTAAGTCCGTGCAGCCTGAGACCTGTGAAAAGATCATGGACACAATCTCAGACCGCCTCCGGATTCCTTGGCTTAGGGGAGCCAAGAAAGTTAACATTAGCATCCTTCCCCCACTGTTCCTGCTGCCTGTCTTTCTCCGAGTGGCTTCCTGGCATTTTCTGCTTGGGGCGGTGGTTTTGACCTCCCTCCCCGTGCTGGCTCTGTGGTACTACTACCTCACTCACAGGAGGAAAGAGCAGACTCTGTTTTTCCTGAGCCTCGGACTGTTCTCTCTGGGCTACATGTACTACGTGTTCCTGCAGGAAGTGGTCCCCAAGGGGCGTGTGGGGCCCACTCGGCTGGCTCTTCTTTCCTGTGGGTTATTGCTCATCCTCTTCGCCTTGTACAGAGCCAAGAAGAATCCAGGTTACCTCAGAAACCCAGCACCCAATGACAGGGCTCTAAGTGGCAGCCAGCTTGAATGCCTGAACAGAAAAGGGCCTGAGAAGCCCAAGGGGTTCCCCGGCGCAGATCTGTCAGGCGGTCTCAACAACCGCGCACCCAAGGACGAGACTAAGGACTCCCCTAGGACATCGGCCGGAAGCCCGGCCAAAGGGAAGGAGGACTGGTGCGCCAAGTGCCAGCTGGTGCGGCCAGCCCGGGCGTGGCACTGCCGGATCTGCGGCATCTGTGTGAGGAGGATGGATCACCACTGTGTCTG GATAAATAGCTGTGTCGGAGAATCAAACCATCAAGCATTTATACTTGCCCTTTTGGTCTTCCTGCTCACCTCGATATATGGGATAACGCTGACCTTGGACACCATCTGTACAGACAGAAGTGTCTTCACAGCTCTCTTCTATTGCCCTGGAGTTTATGCAAATTACAG CTCGGCTCTGTGCTTCACCTGCGTGTGGTACTCTGTCATCATCACGGGGAGCATGGCCTACATCTTCCTAATCCAGCTGATAAACATCAGCTACAATGTGACCGAGAGGGAGGTGCAGCAGGCCCTGCGACAGAAGACGGGGCGCCGGCTGCTCTGCGGGCTCATCGTGGACACAGGCCAGTACAATCGGGGCTTCCTGCGGAACTGGCACCAGTTCTCCACCCTGGGCACGCACCCCTTCCACCACCCTGCCGAGGACATTGTCTGA
- the ZDHHC23 gene encoding palmitoyltransferase ZDHHC23 isoform X2, whose product MKPVKKTKAEEPELEPLCCCEYIDRNGEKNHVAACLCDCQDLDEGCDRWITCKSVQPETCEKIMDTISDRLRIPWLRGAKKVNISILPPLFLLPVFLRVASWHFLLGAVVLTSLPVLALWYYYLTHRRKEQTLFFLSLGLFSLGYMYYVFLQEVVPKGRVGPTRLALLSCGLLLILFALYRAKKNPGYLRNPAPNDRALSGSQLECLNRKGPEKPKGFPGADLSGGLNNRAPKDETKDSPRTSAGSPAKGKEDWCAKCQLVRPARAWHCRICGICVRRMDHHCVCCVGESNHQAFILALLVFLLTSIYGITLTLDTICTDRSVFTALFYCPGVYANYSSALCFTCVWYSVIITGSMAYIFLIQLINISYNVTEREVQQALRQKTGRRLLCGLIVDTGQYNRGFLRNWHQFSTLGTHPFHHPAEDIV is encoded by the exons ATGAAGCCAGTGAAGAAAACCAAAGCGGAGGAACCTGAATTGGAGCCCCTGTGCTGTTGCGAGTACATAGATCGAAATGGGGAAAAGAACCACGTGGCTGCTTGTTTGTGTGATTGCCAAGATCTGGACGAAGGGTGTGATAG ATGGATCACGTGTAAGTCCGTGCAGCCTGAGACCTGTGAAAAGATCATGGACACAATCTCAGACCGCCTCCGGATTCCTTGGCTTAGGGGAGCCAAGAAAGTTAACATTAGCATCCTTCCCCCACTGTTCCTGCTGCCTGTCTTTCTCCGAGTGGCTTCCTGGCATTTTCTGCTTGGGGCGGTGGTTTTGACCTCCCTCCCCGTGCTGGCTCTGTGGTACTACTACCTCACTCACAGGAGGAAAGAGCAGACTCTGTTTTTCCTGAGCCTCGGACTGTTCTCTCTGGGCTACATGTACTACGTGTTCCTGCAGGAAGTGGTCCCCAAGGGGCGTGTGGGGCCCACTCGGCTGGCTCTTCTTTCCTGTGGGTTATTGCTCATCCTCTTCGCCTTGTACAGAGCCAAGAAGAATCCAGGTTACCTCAGAAACCCAGCACCCAATGACAGGGCTCTAAGTGGCAGCCAGCTTGAATGCCTGAACAGAAAAGGGCCTGAGAAGCCCAAGGGGTTCCCCGGCGCAGATCTGTCAGGCGGTCTCAACAACCGCGCACCCAAGGACGAGACTAAGGACTCCCCTAGGACATCGGCCGGAAGCCCGGCCAAAGGGAAGGAGGACTGGTGCGCCAAGTGCCAGCTGGTGCGGCCAGCCCGGGCGTGGCACTGCCGGATCTGCGGCATCTGTGTGAGGAGGATGGATCACCACTGTGTCTG CTGTGTCGGAGAATCAAACCATCAAGCATTTATACTTGCCCTTTTGGTCTTCCTGCTCACCTCGATATATGGGATAACGCTGACCTTGGACACCATCTGTACAGACAGAAGTGTCTTCACAGCTCTCTTCTATTGCCCTGGAGTTTATGCAAATTACAG CTCGGCTCTGTGCTTCACCTGCGTGTGGTACTCTGTCATCATCACGGGGAGCATGGCCTACATCTTCCTAATCCAGCTGATAAACATCAGCTACAATGTGACCGAGAGGGAGGTGCAGCAGGCCCTGCGACAGAAGACGGGGCGCCGGCTGCTCTGCGGGCTCATCGTGGACACAGGCCAGTACAATCGGGGCTTCCTGCGGAACTGGCACCAGTTCTCCACCCTGGGCACGCACCCCTTCCACCACCCTGCCGAGGACATTGTCTGA